The sequence GTACACAACGGAGCCGCGCTGGTGGAGGTGTTCCCGGTTCTCGTTGCGCAACACAGATCCACCACCGGTGGACACCACACAGGCAGGCCCGGCGGTGAGTTCGTCCAGGATCGCCGACTCGATGTCTCGAAAGCGGTCTTCCCCTTCGCGCTCGAAAAACTCGCGGATCGAACAGCCCAATCGCTGTTCGATCACGTGGTCGGAGTCAAAAAAGGGGAGATCGATGCGGCGGGCCAGCTGCCTACCCACCGTCGACTTGCCCGAGCCGGGCAAGCCGATCAGGAAACAGGAGGTGGCGCTCAATTGATCGCGGATCGACCCAGCACGCGCGGAGTGATGAAGATGAGCAGTTCCGACTTGTTGTTGATCCGCTCGCGCGACTTGAACAGGTTGCCCACGCCAGGAAGGTCTCCCAGCAGCGGCACCTTGTTCACCTGGTCTCGCTCGGTCTGCTCGAAAATGCCACCGATCACCACGGTGCCACCGTTCTCCACCAGCACCTGGGTTTGCACGTGCTTGGTGTTGATGGCAATGCCGTCGGGTGTCGATTCACCACGGCTGTCCTTGTTGATGTCCAGGTCCAGAATGATGTTGCCTTCCGGCGTGATCTGTGGCGTGACTTCCAGCTTCAGGTTCGCCTTGCGGAACGCAATGGCCGTGGCTCCGCTGGAGGTGGCCGTTTGGTAGGGAAACTCCGTGCCTTGTTCGATGAGGGCTTTCACCTGATCGGCAGTGACCACACGCGGGCTCGACACGATGCGTCCCTTGCCATCGGATTCGAGCGCCGAGATCTCCAGGCTCAGGAAACGTGATGCATTCGGGCTGAACAGCGACAACGCGTACGAAGCTGCCAGCGCATTGCTCGGATTGGCCGGAAGGCTCACAAAAGGCTGGGAAGTCTGCGTCGGGCCCGTGGACACCGCCCCGTAGGTGGAGCCGAAGTTGCCCTGCACCGCGTTGCCGTTGACCGAGCCCACACCGAATCCACGAACACCACCGCCCAGCCGCACACCCAGTGACTTGCCGAAGCTGTCGTCTGCTTCGACGATGCGCGCTTCGATGATCACCTGGCGAATCGGAATGTCCAGCTTGGCAATCAGGTCTTGAACCTGCTGCAGCTTGGACGGGATGTCGGTCACGAACAGCTGATTGGTCCGGGGCTCGGAGATCACGCTGCCGCGATCGGACAGGATACGGGCGCTGTTGCCACCACTACCACCGCCGCCGCTGCCTGACGAGGTTAGTTGCGCCGCGATGTCCACCGCCTTGGCGTAGTTCATCTGGAAACCCTGTGTGCGCAAAGCCTCCAGGCTCTCTGTCGATGCACGGGCTTCAAGGTCCTGCTTCTCTCGCGCGGCAATCTCGTCTTTGGGTGCGATCCACAACACATTGCCAGACTTGCGCATGCCCAGACCTTTGGCCTGGAGAATGATGTCCAGCGCCTGGTCCCACGGCACATCCTTCAGGCGCAGCGTCACCGATCCAGTGACCGAGTCGGACGTCACCACGTTGAAATTGGTGAAGTCGGCAATGACTTGCAGCAACGAACGGACTTCGATGTTTTGAAAGTTGAGCGAGAGCTTCTCGCCGTTGTAGCCAGGACCTTGTGTCAGCTTGCTGGAGTCGATCTTCTGCTCGCGGATTTCGAGCACAAACTGGTTGTCGCTCTGGTAGGCCGAATGCTCCCAATTGCCGGTGGGTGCCACCACCATGCGAACACGGTCACCTGCCTGGGAGGTCGTCACGCTTTGAACCGGCGTGCCGAAGTCGCTGACGTCGAGGCGACGGCGCAGGCCTTCGGGCAAGGAGGTCTTGAGAAACTCGACCACCAGGTTCTGACCTTGCTGGCGAATGTCGACGCCCACCTGGTTGTTGGCCAACTCCACGACCACACGGCCGGCGTTGCCCACACCGCGGCGGAAATCGATGTCCCGAAGCGACGCCACATCGCGGTTGCGACTTTCAGAGAAGACGGCCGGGGGTGCAGTCACCGCTGTGACCGCCTCGGACCGCTGCAGCACAACCAGCAGGGAATTGCCTTCGATCTTGGTTTCGTAGGATGCCGCTTGCTTCAGGTTGATGACCACACGGGTCCGGTCACCGGCTTGCACAACATTGGCCGAGCGCAGATTGCCTTCATTGATGTCGACAGTGCTTCGGCCAATGGCATTGGCCACACCGGGAAAGTCGAGGGCGATGCGCGCAGGTGCCTGGATCGTGAAGCCGGTGGGAACAGCCGTGAGTGGCTGCGCCGTGTTGATGCGAATGATCTCAACGCCGCCTTGCACCCCACCCGTCAGCGACTGGATGGCGTTCTGGGCTTGCGCCCACACGGTCGAGAATGCCATGCACGCAACGACGGCGCCTTTGAGCAAGCCCCACTGCACGGAAGAAACCACGGTTGCCTTGATTGGCTTGTTCATTTAGAAGATCCCTCTTGTAACTGCAACGCTGCGGGGCGCTCGGTCCATTCGCCGCCGGAATCCTGCACGATCTCGCGCAAGATCACCTCGGTCTCGGAAATGCGGGTCACCCGTCCATAGTTCTGGCCCAGGTAATTGCCCGGCCTGACTTGGTACAGCAGGTTGTCCACTTTCACCAACGCCACCAACTGACCATCCCGATTCAGGCTGCCGACCAGAGACATGGTGTCCAGTGGATAGGCCTCCAGCGGTTGTTTGCGCCGGTTGAGCTCAGGCTCGATCAGTGCGGCGTTGACCACCGGTGCGGACTGACTGCCGCGCAGGACACTGGTCAGCTTCTCGATGCTGAACGGTGGCGTTGCCCGCTCTCCCAGATAAGCCTGGGGTTCAAACTTGGTGGGCGCTGGAATGGGCTGAACGGAGGGCTTGATGCTGTTGCGCTCGCTTTGCATCCAGGCTTGAAGTTCGTCTTGCCCCGATGAAGTGCACGCAGAAAGCACAGTGATCGCAGCGATGCTCAAGATAAGCTTGGTGTGGGAGGAAGACATCACTTCTTGGCTCCCTGTGCCTTCTGTTGAAGAGCAATTTCTTCTTGATCCAGGTAACGGAAGGTCTTGGCGATGCAGTCCATGGTGAGGATGCCTTCGCGGTTGGTCACGGGCGTCAACGTCAGGTTGTTGAGCGTCACGATGCGGGAAAGATTGGCGATGTCGGCCGCGAACAGCCCGATGTCATGGTACGAACCCGTCACGCGCACGGAGATGGGCAATTCAGCGTAGTACTCCTTCACGCTGATCTGCCCTGGGCGGAACAATTCAAACTGAAGGCTTCTGCCCAAGCCCGCCTGGTTGATATCCGAGAGCAAGGCATCCATCTCGGCCTTGCTGGGCAACTGCTTTTCCAGCTGGGTGACGTACTGCTGCACTTGTTCCAGCTGTTTTCGCAAGGCGTCCAGGTTCACCGCCTGAATGGCCTTTTTCTTGTAGTCCTCGCGCAGCTGTTGCTCTCGGGCCTTCTCGGCGATCAACTCTTCGTCCGAATCTTTCAACCAGGCAAACCACAAGCCGGCAATGACCGCGACGCAAACCGCCACAAACAGCAGGTTGCGCGGCAGTCCTGGCCACTGTGATGGGTCGTTCGGGTCCAGTCCGGTGAACTGGCCCTTGAGTTTTTCCTGGACTCCCTTGAAGTCCACATTGATGCTGGGCGATTTGGCCATGGATGTGTGCCCTCAGATCAGACCTTGCCCGGCGCGGCGGGTGCGCCGGCTGGACTGGTGGGAGCGCCACCGTTGGCGGAGGGGCGTTTGAGCGCGACGCGCATGGAGAAATTGAACACGCGGCGCTGGTCTCGTGCAGTCACTGCGACACTGGACGACACGATCTCGATCAGTTCTGGCCGGGTCAACCAAGGGCTGCTGTTGGCAAGGTTGCGCAGCAAGTCTGACACGCGCTCCTGGGATTGCGCGACACCGTTCAACAGAACGCTCTGACCTTCTTGTTTCATCGACTTGAGGTAGATGCCATCGGGCAACTGAGTCACCAGTTCGTCGAGCAAATGAACAGGAATATTGCGGTCGCCTTGAAGATCTTCCACGGCGGTCTGCCGGGCACGCAGCGAAGCAATCTCCCTCTGCAAACCGGCGATGTCCTTGATTTCAGCGTCCAGCCGGGTGATTTCAGCCTGGAGAAAGGCGTTGCGCTCCTGCTGCGAAGCAATCTGACCTTGGTACCAGGTGAACACGGCGCCGCAGACAATGCCTCCGAGCAGCGCGGACAGACCGAGCTGGGTGAAGAACTGATCCTTTTGCCGCTTGCGGGCCGCCTCGCGGTGAGGCAACAGGTTGATCAAGATCATTGGTAGAACCTCCGCAAGGCCAACCCGGTGGAGGTCAAGTAGGAAGGCGCTTCGCGCGAGATCTTGCGGGCCTGGATGGACGACGCCATTTCCATCGCGTCAAAGGGATTGATGACCATGCAGGCAAACGACGTCTGGTGCGTCACGGCCTCGGTCAAGCCTGGCAACGCAGCACTGCCACCAGCCAACAAGATGTGGTCCACCTTGTTGTACGGCGTGCTGGTAAAGAAGAACTGCAATGCGCGGCCCACCTCTTGCGCCATGCTTTCAATGAAAGGGTCCAGCACAGCCGCGCGGTAGTCGTCTGGCAGATCTCCCGAGCGCTTTTTGGCTTCGGCTTCGTCAGCCGAGAATCCGTACTGTCGAACGATCAACTGCGTCAACTGCGCGCCACCAAAAGCCTGGTCGCGCTCGTAGAGAACATCGTCGTTGCGCATGACCTGCATGCTGGTGGTCAGAGCGCCCACCTCAAACAATGCCACCAGGGAGTCGATGCCCTGATTGGGCAATGTCTCGATCACGCGGCCGGCGGCCATGCGGGAAGCGTAGGACTCCACGTCCATCACCACCGGTTTGAGGCCAGCAGCTTCGGCCAGACCTTGACGGTCCGACACTTTTTCCTTGCGCGAGGCGGCAATCAAGACCTCGACGTCGCCCACCGAATTGGCACTGGGCCCGATCACGCAGAAGTCCAGACTCACTTCGTCCAGCGAGAAGGGAATGTATTGATTGGCTTCCGACTCCACCTGGGCTTCCAACTCCTTGTCGGACAAGCCGCCAGGCAGGATGATTTTTTTGGTGATCACGGCTGATGCCGGCAGTGCCAGTGCGACGTTCTTGGTCTTGCTGCCACTCTTGCGCACCACTCGCCGAACGGCCTCGGCCACCTCGTCGAACTTTTCGATGTTGCCGTCGGTGATCCAGCCTCGCTCCAGCGGCTCCATGGCGCAGCGCTCCAGCACCAGATCAACGGATCGGTTGCGGGAAAGCTCCACCAGCTTGACGCTGGACGAACTCACGTCAATGCCCAACATGGGCGCCGGTTCACGGCTGAATAACGACCCCAATGAGATCAAGATGACCCCCCGATATGATGACACCCGACGGCATCAGACTTAAGAATTCACTTGAATGCTAGCAGCAAGCTCTTTGTCCAGCAAAGAAATTTTGCCTTTGAGACAACTGGAAACGTTGCCAAAATCACACGTGGATGAACCGGGTTGTCCGCTTGTCATGTACCGCTGCGCAGCAAGCTGCTCAACAACTCACAATATGCCGACCACGCTGGCTCAAGCCACCGAGCGCCATTTTTATAATCGGGGTTTGAGGCCCTGATCGACTGCATGTCCAACCAAGATACCCCCACCCCTTCGAAGAATTCAAAGCCAGTATCTGCGGGCCACACAGCACTGATCTGGATGGGACGCTTGGTGGTGGCTGTGGCCGGACTGGCGGCGGCAGGTGTTGTAAGCGTGCTGATGGCCGTGGGCATCGCACTGGCCGTGGCCTACCCGAATCTGCCCGACGTGGCCGGACTGGCGGACTACCGTCCCAAATTGCCGTTGCGCGTGCTCACGACGGAAGGCCAATTGATCGGCGAATTCGGCGAAGAGCGGCGCAACCTGCTCACGATCAACGAAATCCCCGAGGTGATGAAGAACGCGGTTCTCGCCATTGAAGATGCGCGCTTCTTCGAGCACCACGGCGTGGACTACCGCGGCATGATCCGGGCCGCGCTGGCCAACCTGCGCCAGGCCAAGAGCCAAGGCGCGTCGACCATCACGATGCAGGTTGCGCGCAACGTCTACCTGTCTGCGGAGAAGAGCTACACACGCAAGATCTACGAAGTTCTGCTGACCTTCAAGTTGGAGCATTTGCTCACCAAGGAACAGATTCTCGAAATCTACATGAACCAGATCTTTCTGGGTCAGCGCGCCTACGGTTTCTCGTCGGCCGCCCAGGTGTACTTTGGCAAGGCGCTCAAGGATGTGACCATTGCCGAAGCGGCCATGTTGGCCGGTCTGCCGCAGGCGCCCTCAGCCTACAACCCCGTTCGCAACCCCCGCCGCGCCCGTGCTCGCCAGTTGCACATCATCGACCGCATGGTGGAGAACGGGTTCATCACCGCCGAGCAGGCCGAAGTGGCCAAGACCGAAGAGCTCAAGCTGCGCCCTGTGGGCAATGTGGCGCAGGTGCATGCCGAGTTCGTGGCCGAAATGGTCCGCCAGTCCATCGTGTCGCAGTATGGCGAAGAGGCCTACACGCGCGGACTGGTCGTCACCACGTCCCTGAAGGCCGCAGAGCAAGAAGCGGCTTACCGCGCGGTGCGCCAAGGCGTCCTGGAATATGAGCGCCGACAGTTCTACCGCGGCCCCGAGCTGTTCATTGATCTCCCGAAAGACAAGGCGGCGTTGGACGAAGCGGTTGACGATGCGCTGACGGAACGACCCGACAACGACGATTTGCTTTCCGCCGTGGTGCTGGAAGCCGGTCCAAAACGTGTGTTGGCGGTGCGGCAGGATGGCGAGCCGTTCGAGGTCATCGGCGAGGGACTCAAGCCCGTGCAGTCCGGGCTGTCGGACAAGGCAGGACCCAACGTCAAGATCCGGCCCGGCGCGGTGATCCGCGTGGTGCAGACCGCCAACAAGACCTGGCGCATCACGCAGCTGCCTGAAGTGGAGTCGGCCTTTGTGGCCATGGATCCTCGCACGGGCAAGGTGATCGCTTTGGTGGGTGGCTTTGATTTCCAGAAGAGCAAGTTCAACCATGTGACGCAGGCGTGGCGCCAGCCGGGCTCCAGTTTCAAGCCATTCATCTACTCCGCCGCGCTGGAAAAAGGCCTTACCCCCATGACAGTCGTCAACGATGCGCCGCTGTTCTACAGC is a genomic window of Hydrogenophaga sp. RAC07 containing:
- a CDS encoding shikimate kinase translates to MSATSCFLIGLPGSGKSTVGRQLARRIDLPFFDSDHVIEQRLGCSIREFFEREGEDRFRDIESAILDELTAGPACVVSTGGGSVLRNENREHLHQRGSVVYLRSTPEEVFRRLRYDRNRPLLQVADPLQRLKDLYSVRDPLYRETAHFVIETGRPSVAMLVNMIVMQLELAGVVAPGAVPPQH
- the pilQ gene encoding type IV pilus secretin PilQ, coding for MNKPIKATVVSSVQWGLLKGAVVACMAFSTVWAQAQNAIQSLTGGVQGGVEIIRINTAQPLTAVPTGFTIQAPARIALDFPGVANAIGRSTVDINEGNLRSANVVQAGDRTRVVINLKQAASYETKIEGNSLLVVLQRSEAVTAVTAPPAVFSESRNRDVASLRDIDFRRGVGNAGRVVVELANNQVGVDIRQQGQNLVVEFLKTSLPEGLRRRLDVSDFGTPVQSVTTSQAGDRVRMVVAPTGNWEHSAYQSDNQFVLEIREQKIDSSKLTQGPGYNGEKLSLNFQNIEVRSLLQVIADFTNFNVVTSDSVTGSVTLRLKDVPWDQALDIILQAKGLGMRKSGNVLWIAPKDEIAAREKQDLEARASTESLEALRTQGFQMNYAKAVDIAAQLTSSGSGGGGSGGNSARILSDRGSVISEPRTNQLFVTDIPSKLQQVQDLIAKLDIPIRQVIIEARIVEADDSFGKSLGVRLGGGVRGFGVGSVNGNAVQGNFGSTYGAVSTGPTQTSQPFVSLPANPSNALAASYALSLFSPNASRFLSLEISALESDGKGRIVSSPRVVTADQVKALIEQGTEFPYQTATSSGATAIAFRKANLKLEVTPQITPEGNIILDLDINKDSRGESTPDGIAINTKHVQTQVLVENGGTVVIGGIFEQTERDQVNKVPLLGDLPGVGNLFKSRERINNKSELLIFITPRVLGRSAIN
- a CDS encoding pilus assembly protein PilP, which translates into the protein MSSSHTKLILSIAAITVLSACTSSGQDELQAWMQSERNSIKPSVQPIPAPTKFEPQAYLGERATPPFSIEKLTSVLRGSQSAPVVNAALIEPELNRRKQPLEAYPLDTMSLVGSLNRDGQLVALVKVDNLLYQVRPGNYLGQNYGRVTRISETEVILREIVQDSGGEWTERPAALQLQEGSSK
- a CDS encoding type 4a pilus biogenesis protein PilO, producing the protein MAKSPSINVDFKGVQEKLKGQFTGLDPNDPSQWPGLPRNLLFVAVCVAVIAGLWFAWLKDSDEELIAEKAREQQLREDYKKKAIQAVNLDALRKQLEQVQQYVTQLEKQLPSKAEMDALLSDINQAGLGRSLQFELFRPGQISVKEYYAELPISVRVTGSYHDIGLFAADIANLSRIVTLNNLTLTPVTNREGILTMDCIAKTFRYLDQEEIALQQKAQGAKK
- a CDS encoding PilN domain-containing protein, whose protein sequence is MILINLLPHREAARKRQKDQFFTQLGLSALLGGIVCGAVFTWYQGQIASQQERNAFLQAEITRLDAEIKDIAGLQREIASLRARQTAVEDLQGDRNIPVHLLDELVTQLPDGIYLKSMKQEGQSVLLNGVAQSQERVSDLLRNLANSSPWLTRPELIEIVSSSVAVTARDQRRVFNFSMRVALKRPSANGGAPTSPAGAPAAPGKV
- a CDS encoding pilus assembly protein PilM, which produces MISLGSLFSREPAPMLGIDVSSSSVKLVELSRNRSVDLVLERCAMEPLERGWITDGNIEKFDEVAEAVRRVVRKSGSKTKNVALALPASAVITKKIILPGGLSDKELEAQVESEANQYIPFSLDEVSLDFCVIGPSANSVGDVEVLIAASRKEKVSDRQGLAEAAGLKPVVMDVESYASRMAAGRVIETLPNQGIDSLVALFEVGALTTSMQVMRNDDVLYERDQAFGGAQLTQLIVRQYGFSADEAEAKKRSGDLPDDYRAAVLDPFIESMAQEVGRALQFFFTSTPYNKVDHILLAGGSAALPGLTEAVTHQTSFACMVINPFDAMEMASSIQARKISREAPSYLTSTGLALRRFYQ
- a CDS encoding penicillin-binding protein 1A, translated to MSNQDTPTPSKNSKPVSAGHTALIWMGRLVVAVAGLAAAGVVSVLMAVGIALAVAYPNLPDVAGLADYRPKLPLRVLTTEGQLIGEFGEERRNLLTINEIPEVMKNAVLAIEDARFFEHHGVDYRGMIRAALANLRQAKSQGASTITMQVARNVYLSAEKSYTRKIYEVLLTFKLEHLLTKEQILEIYMNQIFLGQRAYGFSSAAQVYFGKALKDVTIAEAAMLAGLPQAPSAYNPVRNPRRARARQLHIIDRMVENGFITAEQAEVAKTEELKLRPVGNVAQVHAEFVAEMVRQSIVSQYGEEAYTRGLVVTTSLKAAEQEAAYRAVRQGVLEYERRQFYRGPELFIDLPKDKAALDEAVDDALTERPDNDDLLSAVVLEAGPKRVLAVRQDGEPFEVIGEGLKPVQSGLSDKAGPNVKIRPGAVIRVVQTANKTWRITQLPEVESAFVAMDPRTGKVIALVGGFDFQKSKFNHVTQAWRQPGSSFKPFIYSAALEKGLTPMTVVNDAPLFYSADATGGKPWEPKNYDGQFEGPMSVRRALAKSKNMVSIRVLQLVGTQSAQQWVGRFGFDVDKHPPYLTMALGAGSVTPMQMAVGYGVFANGGYRVAPTLITRIADHKGKVLFEAAEAQLSDAQRAIEPRNAFIMNSLLQEITRSGTAARAQATLKRTDLFGKTGTTNDSVDAWFVGYQPTLVAAAWVGYDSPRNLGSRETGGGLSLPIWISFMSQALKDVPVAAYTPPPGVINVGGEWYFEEFTPGNGVHGLGLQDPWPGAVVPEVDPASAPTAPVAAPVVEDRRGILDLFRN